AAATCCACCCGGCACCACGTGGGAGAAGTCGAGGCGTTGCTCGATGAGTACGGTCGGATCCGCACGTGTGGCACGCACATCACGCAGCCGTTCTTGGATGAACGCCACATAGTCGTCGGTGAGCGCTTCCATTTCGTCGTCGATCCACTCCGAGACCGGCTTGATCGTTGGTGAGTCGTGGAGGGCGCGGCGTAGCTTCCACTCCGCCAACCCGTGCGCCACCGTGCCCTGCTCGGCAACCGCCGACGACGACTCCGGAAGCCCAGCCTCCAACCGTGCTGAGGGCGGGCAGGCCAGCCAACGGTGTGCACCAGAAGCACTGAGCATCGCGTGTTGGTCAGGCATCGGGCATCGCCTCCGCCCGCTCCAACAACCACCCATACTTGGCCGGATCGACCTCGGACAGCTTGCCTGCACCCGCCGCTTGGATCAGTTCGCGCACCTTGGTGGTGTGACCAGCCTGCGAGAGACGTGCGAGTACGGCGCGCACCTGCTCAAGCGTCACCGGCTCCGGTTCCTCAGCCTTCGCAGGCTCTGGGCTGGTCTGTTGGTGGGTGGTGTCGTACTCCTCGGCCGCATCCTCGAGAGCTGGCTGCGCCAGCTGGGCAGCCGCGATCGGACGTGTGCCAGGCATGCCTGCGTGGTCTTCGAAGTTCTCCCAGGCGGATTCTTCGATTGCTTGGGCGAGCATCGTCGCCCCTTCAGCAATCCGGTTCAACGCGGTGATGTACCGGTTGGCTTTGGTGATGTTCATTGCTGATCACCACCACGGGTGGCGCCGACTGCGCGGGCCAGGGCCAGGAGATTGTCATCGGCGGCGTTGGCGATGCGGACTTCGACTTCGGTGGTGTCGGAGCCGGGCAAGATGATGGCCATCTTGTGGCGCGGTGTCGCGGTGCCGAAGATGTGGCGCAGCAGGCGCTTGCTGGCTCGGATTTCCTTGGTTGAGATCGTCGCCTTCGGATCGGGCTTCTTGCCGACCCGGAGCTTGAGCTTGGTACTCATCGGTTCTTTCCTTCCTGAGCGCCACGCTGTGTGTCGCTCAACTGAAGGCCAGGAACCGACGAAGAGTTAACACCCACCTCCCTAAGCCTGTGGATGAGGGTCTCTTTTACTCGCTTCAATGCCTGTGAAACGGCCGCCTTGTTCACTCCACGCTCGACAGCGACCTGGGTCGCCGGGCGGCGCTCTATCAGGATCGCGATCGCCACCGCGCGCTGCACCTCTGGCAGCCCGTCGATCAGGTCGTGCATCAAAGCCATGAGGGCTTCGCGAGTGCGTTCCTCTTCGGCAGCGAAATACTGGTCCTCTGCCGAGGCCGTGACATAGAGGTCTTGGTTGCCGTGGGCGTTCCACACCTCCCAGGAACACAACACATCCTTGTTGCGGTCTTGCCGCCACAGCGTGTGCCACGCGTTGTACTCATCGCGCCCGAGCTCGGTGACAATGTCTTGGGCGGTGCGCGGCTGGAGAGTTGACGGGTCGTCGGCTGCTTGTTGGCGCTGTTTGAGGTCGGTGGCGATCATCGCCGCCACTTCCTCAGGTGAGGCTTCCAAGTCACGGTCGATACGTGCCTTCGCGCCGGTGTAGTTCCTGATGGGTTCTGATGTAATCGTGAGCTTCATGGCTCCTCCGCATTCGTTGCGGAAGACCCAGTGCTCAGGCCGGGATAGGATTCACGAGAGGAGAGCGTTCAAGGCGGATATGACGACGGGCACCCCACCTGCTGCGCTGATGGCAGCGAGGCGAGGTGCCCGTCAGGCCTGAACGGGGTCTCCCAAGTGAAATTGATTGACAAATAGGTCTGCTGGCTTAGCTACAGCCGCAGAGAAGGTGTGCTGACCGGCCAGCTACCGGTACGAGACGGCCAGCAATGAACAAGTGGTGGACTCGGCGCTGTCGACACGCAGACGAACCAACCTCAGGGGCTACTTGCCCTTCTTCGACGGACGTGCCTGCGCCAGAGCCGACGCCGCGACCGACTTCGTCCTGGCAGACGAACGCCCGTCACGCAGTGCAGCCGACGCCTTGCGCGCAACAGCCCGCGACGTTTGCTTCGAGTTCCTCGCCATGGTGATCACCTCCTCCTGCTCGATCCGATTCACCCGTGCCGGGTGCGTGTTAGTGAGCGTTGAAGCGTGGTCTTGTGAGACAATGAAGGGGTCAAACTGAGTCTCAAAGGCCGTGATCTGCTCACATGTTCATTTCACGACATCGTTTTTGGACTCAACGGCTCGAAAACTTGGACTGGATGGACTGGTTCTTGGACTGATCGGCAAAGGAGCGCACAGCGATGACCCTTCGTAGCTTCTGCACAGCCGTTTACAAACGAAACGGCAAAGTCACAAGCCAGACGAAATTTGCCCAAGCGCTCTTTTCAGCGTGCGGATCGTCCTATCAGGTCAGCGATGATTACGGCCCGAAGTTGTTCAAAAGGGAAGCTCCGCTTGACCCAGATATCCGGTCAATGTTCCCCAAGCCAATCGACCGCGAGGCTCTTCGAGATTTCCTTCAAGACCACATCACTCCCGGGCCAGGGCAGCGCAAGGACGTTCAAGACCGCATCCGCGAGATCGCCGAGAAAACGGGGCTCGGCGGAAGGGGACAAGTAGACCAGGCTGCGTTCTTCTTGGCACTAACAGACTGGCTGAACTCGATCATTCACACCCCAGAAAACACTGAACGACTCCTTGACCACTACCTTCGGCGAGTCAATGGGGGTGTCCCCGACGATCAAGCGATCTATCAGCCGCCACCCCGCCCCGGCGACAAAGTAGACGTCTTGTACCCGCCCACGCAACAGGATTATCGTCCGGCATTCTGGGGCGGATTCGAACACCGATGGGTCATGAAGAACCTTGGACACGAACCATGGGTAGGGCGAACTCTTGTCTGCACAAACCCAAAAGACAATGGAATACGGCCAGCAGCAGCGGTGATCCCTATCCCGGATAGCGCACCGTCGAAAAACAACCTCATAGAGATCAGAGCACAATTCACTGCACACGGACGCGAAGGAAAAGCCACCAGTGAATGGCAGATGCACGACGAGAGCGGAACGAACTGCTTCCCCGGATCTTCGAATCAATTCAACGTGGAAGCGACCGTCGTCAACCCGAATGTCTCCATCAACGGAGGGCGCAGATGACAGACCCCTTCGAACCATGGGTCACGATGAAAGACGTCCAGGAGCATTTAGGTGCCCGCAGAGAAACGATCACCCAATGGATCGGGAAACGAAATATGCCCGCCTACAAAGTAGGCAGGCAATGGAAATTCAAACTCAGTGAGATAGACGAATGGGTTCGCTCCGGCGGGGCAGCAGAAACAGACGTAACAAGGCAGAAAGAGGAGGGCGCAGATGCCTGAACTGACATGGGT
The genomic region above belongs to Cutibacterium equinum and contains:
- a CDS encoding sigma-70 RNA polymerase sigma factor region 4 domain-containing protein, which codes for MKLTITSEPIRNYTGAKARIDRDLEASPEEVAAMIATDLKQRQQAADDPSTLQPRTAQDIVTELGRDEYNAWHTLWRQDRNKDVLCSWEVWNAHGNQDLYVTASAEDQYFAAEEERTREALMALMHDLIDGLPEVQRAVAIAILIERRPATQVAVERGVNKAAVSQALKRVKETLIHRLREVGVNSSSVPGLQLSDTQRGAQEGKNR
- a CDS encoding NBR1-Ig-like domain-containing protein — encoded protein: MTLRSFCTAVYKRNGKVTSQTKFAQALFSACGSSYQVSDDYGPKLFKREAPLDPDIRSMFPKPIDREALRDFLQDHITPGPGQRKDVQDRIREIAEKTGLGGRGQVDQAAFFLALTDWLNSIIHTPENTERLLDHYLRRVNGGVPDDQAIYQPPPRPGDKVDVLYPPTQQDYRPAFWGGFEHRWVMKNLGHEPWVGRTLVCTNPKDNGIRPAAAVIPIPDSAPSKNNLIEIRAQFTAHGREGKATSEWQMHDESGTNCFPGSSNQFNVEATVVNPNVSINGGRR
- a CDS encoding helix-turn-helix domain-containing protein; the encoded protein is MTDPFEPWVTMKDVQEHLGARRETITQWIGKRNMPAYKVGRQWKFKLSEIDEWVRSGGAAETDVTRQKEEGADA